A genomic window from Phoenix dactylifera cultivar Barhee BC4 chromosome 7, palm_55x_up_171113_PBpolish2nd_filt_p, whole genome shotgun sequence includes:
- the LOC103710586 gene encoding probable calcium-binding protein CML41: MATSASLSKPSKRFSNNTFKLTLHRRHRSKPSLPTPPMSPPSISSRRADVDDHREAFHRFDANGDGKISSDELKSFLASAGEEVALEEAERVIGDVDSDGDGLMDYGDFARLMEEGGAGGDEDLRRAFEMFEVEKGSGCITPKGLQGVLGRLGDVRSNEECANMIRAYDLDGNGVIDYHEFHCMMTS; this comes from the coding sequence ATGGCAACGAGTGCTAGTCTCTCCAAACCATCCAAAAGGTTCTCCAACAACACCTTCAAGCTAACCCTCCACCGTCGTCACCGATCTAAGCCCAGCTTGCCAACCCCTCCCATGTCCCCCCCCAGCATTTCCAGCCGGCGGGCCGACGTCGACGACCATCGTGAAGCGTTCCACCGTTTCGATGCAAACGGCGATGGCAAGATATCGAGCGACGAGCTCAAGTCCTTCCTTGCATCGGCCGGGGAGGAGGTGGCGTTGGAAGAGGCTGAGAGGGTGATCGGCGACGTCGACTCGGACGGCGATGGCCTGATGGATTATGGGGATTTTGCGAGGCTGATGGAGGAGGGTGGCGCCGGAGGGGACGAGGACTTGAGGAGAGCGTTTGAGATGTTTGAGGTGGAGAAGGGGTCGGGGTGCATCACACCTAAGGGGCTGCAGGGGGTTCTGGGCCGTTTAGGGGACGTGAGATCTAACGAGGAGTGTGCGAACATGATAAGGGCTTATGATTTGGATGGGAATGGTGTGATCGACTACCATGAGTTCCACTGCATGATGACTTCATGA